One region of Streptomyces subrutilus genomic DNA includes:
- a CDS encoding cation-translocating P-type ATPase, producing MTQRAKIDQDGPEPAGGAIDAGAELDPVHPMPPPVPRFKPGGLTTAEVAERVARGDVNDVPVRSSRSTVDIVRANVFTRFNAIIGVLWVVMLVVAPIQDSLFGFVIIANTGIGIIQELRAKKTLDSLAVIGEAKPSVRRDGRTAEISTSDIVLGDVIELGPGDKVVVDGAVGEADGLEIDESLLTGEADPVLKKPGDQVMSGSFVVAGGGAFTATKVGREAYAAQLAEEASRFTLVHSELRSGISTILKYVTWMMIPTSIGLIISQLVVKDTNLKDSIARTVGGIVPMIPEGLVLLTSVAFAIGVIRLGRKQCLVQELPAIEGLARVDVVCLDKTGTLTEGGMDVTELRPLGGAEPPYVKKVLGALGESDPRPNASLQAIIDAYPDSAEWRCTESLPFSSARKYSGASFSEGDGENSTWLLGAPDVLLPTGDPALDEINDLNEQGLRVLLLARSARELDDEAVATGVRPTALVVLEQRLRPDAADTLRYFEDQDVKAKVISGDNAVSVGAVAGKLGLPGAENTVDARELPTEQAGMARAVDANSVFGRVTPQQKRDMVGALQSRGHTVAMTGDGVNDVLALKDADIGVSMGSGSEATRAVAQIVLLNNSFSTLPSVVAEGRRVIGNITRVATLFLTKTVYSVLLAILVVCSQVEYPFLPRHLTLLSTLTIGIPAFFLALAPNKERAKPHFVKRVMRYAIPGGVIAATATFVTYLTAHAHYTGPDALKSETSAATLTLFLTSMWVLAIIARPYTWWRVGLVGAMGAAFLIVLVVPWLQDFFQLKLQGVTMPWIAVGVAAAAATLIEFTFRWVDRRFPA from the coding sequence ATGACGCAGCGGGCGAAGATCGATCAGGACGGGCCGGAGCCGGCCGGCGGCGCCATCGACGCGGGGGCCGAGCTGGACCCCGTCCACCCGATGCCCCCGCCCGTGCCCCGGTTCAAGCCCGGCGGCCTGACCACCGCCGAGGTGGCGGAACGCGTGGCGCGCGGGGACGTCAACGACGTCCCCGTCCGCAGCAGCCGCTCCACCGTCGACATCGTCCGCGCCAACGTCTTCACCCGCTTCAACGCGATCATCGGCGTGCTCTGGGTGGTCATGCTGGTCGTCGCGCCGATCCAGGACAGCCTCTTCGGCTTCGTGATCATCGCGAACACCGGCATCGGCATCATCCAGGAACTGCGCGCCAAGAAGACCCTCGACAGCCTCGCCGTCATCGGCGAGGCCAAACCCAGCGTCCGCCGCGACGGCAGGACCGCCGAGATCTCCACCTCCGACATCGTCCTCGGCGACGTCATCGAACTCGGCCCCGGCGACAAGGTCGTCGTCGACGGAGCAGTCGGCGAGGCCGACGGCCTGGAGATCGACGAGTCCCTCCTCACCGGCGAGGCCGACCCCGTCCTGAAGAAGCCCGGCGACCAGGTCATGTCCGGCTCCTTCGTCGTCGCCGGCGGCGGCGCCTTCACCGCCACCAAGGTCGGCCGCGAGGCCTACGCCGCCCAGCTGGCCGAAGAAGCATCCCGCTTCACCCTCGTCCACTCCGAGCTGCGCTCCGGCATCTCCACCATCCTCAAGTACGTCACCTGGATGATGATCCCGACCTCCATCGGCCTCATCATCAGTCAGCTGGTCGTCAAGGACACCAACCTCAAGGACTCCATCGCCCGCACCGTCGGCGGCATCGTCCCGATGATCCCCGAGGGCCTCGTCCTGCTCACCTCCGTGGCCTTCGCGATCGGCGTCATCCGCCTCGGCCGCAAACAGTGCCTGGTCCAGGAACTGCCCGCCATCGAGGGCCTCGCCCGCGTCGACGTGGTCTGCCTCGACAAGACCGGCACCCTCACCGAGGGCGGCATGGACGTCACCGAGCTCCGCCCGCTCGGCGGCGCGGAACCCCCGTACGTCAAGAAGGTCCTCGGCGCCCTCGGCGAGTCCGACCCGCGTCCCAACGCCAGCCTCCAGGCGATCATCGACGCCTACCCCGACAGCGCGGAGTGGCGCTGCACCGAGTCCCTGCCCTTCTCCTCGGCCCGCAAGTACAGCGGCGCCAGCTTCAGCGAGGGCGACGGCGAGAACAGCACCTGGCTGCTGGGCGCCCCCGACGTCCTGCTCCCCACCGGCGACCCCGCTCTCGACGAGATCAACGACCTCAACGAACAGGGCCTACGCGTCCTCCTGCTGGCCCGCTCCGCCCGCGAACTCGACGACGAGGCCGTGGCCACGGGCGTCCGGCCCACCGCCCTCGTCGTCCTCGAACAGCGGCTGCGCCCCGACGCCGCCGACACGCTGCGCTACTTCGAGGACCAGGACGTCAAGGCCAAGGTCATCTCCGGCGACAACGCCGTCTCCGTCGGCGCGGTCGCCGGCAAGCTGGGCCTCCCGGGCGCCGAGAACACCGTCGACGCCCGCGAGCTCCCCACCGAACAGGCCGGCATGGCGCGGGCCGTCGACGCCAACTCCGTCTTCGGGCGCGTCACCCCGCAGCAGAAGCGGGACATGGTCGGCGCCCTCCAGTCCCGGGGCCACACGGTCGCCATGACCGGCGACGGCGTCAACGACGTCCTCGCCCTCAAGGACGCCGACATCGGCGTCTCGATGGGCTCCGGCTCCGAGGCCACCCGCGCCGTGGCCCAGATCGTCCTCCTCAACAACAGCTTCTCGACCCTCCCCTCGGTGGTCGCCGAGGGCCGCCGGGTCATCGGCAACATCACCCGCGTCGCGACGCTCTTCCTCACGAAGACGGTCTACTCGGTCCTCCTCGCCATCCTGGTGGTCTGCTCCCAGGTCGAGTACCCGTTCCTGCCCCGCCACCTGACCCTGCTGTCCACCCTCACCATCGGCATCCCGGCCTTCTTCCTGGCCCTCGCCCCGAACAAGGAACGCGCGAAGCCGCACTTCGTGAAACGGGTCATGCGCTACGCCATCCCCGGCGGCGTGATCGCGGCGACGGCCACCTTCGTGACGTACCTGACCGCCCACGCCCACTACACCGGCCCGGACGCCCTCAAGTCCGAGACCAGCGCGGCCACCCTGACCCTCTTCCTCACCTCGATGTGGGTCCTGGCGATCATCGCCCGCCCGTACACGTGGTGGCGGGTGGGCCTGGTCGGCGCGATGGGCGCCGCCTTCCTGATCGTCCTGGTCGTCCCCTGGCTGCAGGACTTCTTCCAGCTCAAACTGCAGGGCGTGACGATGCCGTGGATCGCGGTGGGCGTGGCGGCGGCCGCCGCGACCCTGATCGAGTTCACGTTCAGGTGGGTGGACCGCAGGTTCCCGGCGTAG
- a CDS encoding sacsin N-terminal ATP-binding-like domain-containing protein, giving the protein MRVTAAQSGVDPFGTARLRRGVLDAWGAGPARFREDANAEEDLALGGYRDRLVVELAQNAADAAARAGVPGRLRLTLHAGEGGRAVLAAANTGAPLDATGVESLSTLRASAKREPAGAGPATGPVGRFGVGFAAVLAVSDEPAVLGRHGGVRWSLAEARELARDAAVGSPGLGDELRRRDGHVPLLRLPLPAEGTAPDGYDTVVVLPLRDAAAEDLVERLLTGIDDALLLTLPGLREVVVETPAGPARTLNRHDEGPYAVIEDSRSGTNRWRTVRDGGPLEKALLADRPVEERLRPFWSVSWAVPVDTDGAPLRPATAPVVHAPTPTDEPLGIPALLIASLPLDTTRRHPAPGPLTDFLVERAADAYAELLGTWDPVTTGLVDLVPGPLGKGELDGALRAAVLRRLPRTAFLSPAAPPEHAEERAALRPFEAEVVEGAGADTVRVLAEVLPTLLPAGLERRAELRTLGVGRLPLGDAIERIAGIERTPEWWYRLYDSLAGVDPDRLSGLPVPLADGRTTIGPRHVLLPYADTPADLARLGLKVAHPEAAHPLLEKLGALPATARAVLRTPQVRAAVAGSMDAGEIWDEDALDPEELADVVLGLVRDAELAPGDEPWLGALALPDEDGEPTPAGELLLPGSPLASVIREDEVPYVDAELAARWDADTLTACGVLATFQLVRATDVVLDPDELEPREGDFAEPDDAGLLDAVDVWCEDVLDQLPDTPVPPVATELVAVRDLDLVDDDCWPQALAMLARPPLRDALTQPVRVLLPDGTTQSVRPYTAWWLRDHPVLDGRRPAGLRAAGGDPLLAGLYTPADATGFEDEQVLRALGVRTTVPALLDEPGGAAELLARLADPDREVTGRQLHGLYSALADLDPEQVTLPDELRAVVDGEVRVVDATDAVIADAPDLLPLTEGLPLLPVAPSRAADLADLLQVRRLSDTVPAEVTTPGEEHEVPEPVRILLGPATPATYLEHEELIAGGIELDWRHTPDGTVHASTLEGVAAALAWSSGQWPRRFEVAALLEDPSRTAELARDRWFD; this is encoded by the coding sequence GTGCGAGTGACGGCGGCCCAGAGCGGCGTGGACCCCTTCGGCACGGCCCGGCTGCGGCGCGGGGTGCTCGACGCCTGGGGCGCGGGTCCGGCGCGGTTCCGCGAGGACGCCAACGCCGAGGAGGACCTGGCGCTCGGCGGCTACCGCGACCGGCTGGTCGTGGAGTTGGCCCAGAACGCCGCGGACGCAGCCGCCCGGGCCGGGGTGCCGGGCCGGCTGCGGCTCACCCTGCACGCGGGCGAGGGCGGGCGCGCGGTCCTGGCCGCCGCCAACACCGGTGCTCCGCTCGACGCGACGGGCGTGGAGTCGCTGAGCACCCTGCGCGCCTCCGCGAAGCGGGAGCCGGCGGGGGCCGGCCCCGCCACCGGCCCCGTCGGGCGCTTCGGCGTCGGCTTCGCGGCCGTCCTCGCCGTGTCCGACGAGCCCGCCGTCCTCGGCCGCCACGGCGGCGTCCGCTGGTCCCTGGCCGAGGCCCGCGAACTGGCCCGCGACGCCGCCGTCGGCAGCCCCGGCCTCGGCGACGAACTGCGCCGCCGCGACGGCCACGTCCCGCTGCTGCGGCTCCCGCTGCCCGCCGAGGGCACCGCCCCCGACGGCTACGACACCGTCGTGGTCCTCCCGCTGCGCGACGCCGCCGCCGAGGACCTCGTCGAACGGCTCCTCACCGGCATCGACGACGCCCTGCTGCTCACCCTGCCCGGCCTGCGCGAGGTGGTCGTCGAGACGCCGGCCGGCCCCGCCCGCACCCTGAACCGCCACGACGAGGGCCCGTACGCCGTCATCGAGGACTCCCGGTCGGGCACCAACCGCTGGCGCACCGTCCGCGACGGCGGCCCCCTGGAGAAGGCCCTGCTCGCCGACCGGCCCGTGGAGGAACGGCTGCGGCCCTTCTGGTCGGTGTCCTGGGCCGTGCCCGTCGACACCGACGGCGCACCGCTGCGCCCGGCCACCGCGCCCGTCGTACACGCGCCGACCCCCACCGACGAACCGCTGGGCATCCCCGCCCTGCTCATCGCGAGCCTGCCGCTGGACACCACCCGCCGGCACCCCGCGCCCGGCCCGCTGACCGACTTCCTCGTGGAGCGCGCGGCCGACGCGTACGCCGAACTCCTCGGCACCTGGGACCCGGTGACCACCGGCCTCGTGGACCTCGTCCCCGGCCCCCTCGGCAAGGGCGAGCTGGACGGGGCCCTGCGCGCCGCCGTGCTGCGGCGGCTCCCCCGTACCGCCTTCCTCTCGCCCGCCGCCCCGCCCGAGCACGCCGAGGAGCGGGCCGCCCTGCGCCCCTTCGAGGCCGAGGTGGTCGAGGGCGCCGGCGCCGACACCGTACGGGTCCTCGCCGAGGTCCTGCCGACCCTGCTCCCGGCCGGCCTGGAGCGCCGCGCCGAGCTGCGCACCCTGGGCGTGGGCCGGCTGCCGCTCGGCGACGCCATCGAGCGGATCGCGGGCATCGAGCGGACCCCCGAGTGGTGGTACCGGCTCTACGACTCCCTCGCCGGGGTCGATCCGGACCGGCTGTCCGGGCTGCCCGTGCCGCTCGCCGACGGCCGTACGACGATCGGGCCGCGCCACGTCCTCCTGCCCTACGCCGACACCCCGGCGGACCTGGCCCGGCTGGGGCTGAAGGTGGCCCACCCGGAGGCCGCGCACCCGCTGCTGGAGAAGCTCGGCGCCCTCCCGGCCACCGCGCGGGCCGTCCTGAGGACCCCGCAGGTGCGGGCCGCCGTGGCCGGCTCGATGGACGCGGGCGAGATCTGGGACGAGGACGCGCTGGACCCGGAGGAGCTGGCCGACGTGGTCCTGGGCCTGGTCCGGGACGCGGAGCTGGCACCGGGCGACGAGCCCTGGCTGGGCGCGCTGGCCCTCCCGGACGAGGACGGGGAGCCGACCCCGGCCGGCGAGCTGCTGCTGCCCGGATCGCCGCTCGCCTCGGTCATCCGCGAGGACGAGGTCCCGTACGTGGACGCCGAACTGGCCGCCCGGTGGGACGCCGACACCCTCACCGCCTGCGGGGTGCTGGCCACCTTCCAGCTGGTCCGCGCCACCGACGTGGTGCTCGACCCGGACGAACTGGAGCCGCGCGAGGGCGATTTCGCCGAGCCGGACGACGCGGGCCTGCTGGACGCGGTCGACGTGTGGTGCGAGGACGTCCTGGACCAGCTGCCCGACACCCCGGTGCCGCCGGTGGCCACGGAACTGGTCGCGGTCCGCGACCTGGACCTGGTCGACGACGACTGCTGGCCCCAGGCCCTGGCGATGCTCGCCCGGCCCCCGCTGCGCGACGCGCTGACCCAGCCCGTGCGCGTCCTGCTCCCGGACGGCACCACGCAGTCGGTGCGCCCGTACACGGCCTGGTGGCTGCGCGACCACCCGGTGCTCGACGGGCGCCGCCCGGCGGGCCTGCGCGCGGCGGGCGGCGACCCGCTGCTGGCGGGCCTGTACACCCCGGCGGACGCCACCGGCTTCGAGGACGAGCAGGTCCTGCGGGCCCTGGGCGTACGCACCACCGTGCCGGCCCTGCTGGACGAACCGGGCGGCGCGGCCGAGCTACTGGCCCGTCTCGCGGACCCGGACCGCGAGGTGACGGGCCGCCAGCTGCACGGCCTGTACTCGGCGCTGGCCGATCTGGACCCCGAGCAGGTCACCCTCCCGGACGAGCTGCGCGCGGTGGTCGACGGCGAGGTCCGGGTGGTGGACGCGACGGACGCGGTCATCGCGGACGCCCCGGACCTGCTCCCCCTGACGGAGGGCCTGCCCCTGCTCCCGGTGGCCCCGTCCCGCGCCGCCGACCTGGCGGACCTCCTCCAGGTCCGCCGCCTCTCGGACACGGTTCCGGCGGAGGTCACCACCCCGGGCGAGGAGCACGAGGTCCCGGAGCCGGTCCGCATCCTGCTCGGCCCCGCGACCCCGGCCACCTACCTCGAGCACGAGGAACTGATCGCGGGCGGCATCGAACTGGACTGGCGCCACACCCCCGACGGCACCGTCCACGCCTCCACCCTGGAGGGCGTGGCCGCCGCCCTCGCCTGGTCCTCGGGCCAGTGGCCCCGCCGCTTCGAGGTGGCCGCCCTCCTGGAGGACCCGTCCCGGACCGCGGAACTGGCCCGGGACAGGTGGTTCGACTAG
- a CDS encoding sortase domain-containing protein: MSPDPDPRTAPFPVPGRHRSAGAAAHAARPPWRGPRPSPPPSSSAARRAAAQRRGAPQGPAPGERGAAAIVGHMDTPQAPKAVFFDLKRLKKDEKIEVHRADGTTAVFAVDEVDTFKKDAFPTDKVYGDTHGKAELRLITCGGNLTQDRHWDAGVVVFAHLTGER; the protein is encoded by the coding sequence CTGAGTCCGGACCCGGATCCGCGCACTGCGCCGTTCCCGGTTCCCGGCCGGCACCGCTCCGCCGGGGCGGCCGCGCACGCCGCGCGGCCGCCCTGGCGGGGGCCCCGGCCCTCGCCGCCGCCCTCGTCTTCGGCTGCTCGGCGGGCAGCGGCGCAGCGGCGGGGAGCGCCCCAGGGCCCCGCGCCCGGTGAGCGGGGCGCGGCCGCGATCGTCGGGCACATGGACACCCCGCAGGCCCCCAAGGCCGTCTTCTTCGACCTCAAGCGCCTGAAGAAGGACGAGAAGATCGAGGTGCACCGGGCCGACGGCACCACCGCCGTGTTCGCGGTCGACGAGGTCGACACCTTCAAGAAGGACGCGTTCCCGACCGACAAGGTCTACGGGGACACGCACGGCAAGGCGGAGCTCCGCCTGATCACCTGCGGCGGCAACCTCACCCAGGACCGCCACTGGGACGCCGGCGTCGTGGTGTTCGCGCACCTCACGGGCGAGCGGTAG
- the serC gene encoding phosphoserine transaminase, with product MAEIQIPADIKPADGRFGAGPSKVRTEALDALAATGTSLLGTSHRQAPVKNLVGSVRQGLRDLFSLPEGYEVILGNGGSTAFWDIATHGLIEQKSQHLTFGEFSSKFAKAAKLAPWLDAPTVISSDPGTHPEPRAEAGVDVYAYTHNETSTGVAAPVERVAGADAGSLVLVDATSGAGGLPVDITETDVYYFAPQKSFASDGGLWLAAFSPAALERAARVHASGRHVPEFFSLPTAIDNSLKNQTYNTPALSTLFLLNEQLEWMNGQGGLEFTTGRTAASARHLYGWAEASKYATPFVTDADKRSAVIGTIDFSDDIDAAAIAKVLRANGIVDTEPYRKLGRNQLRIAMFPAIDPADVQALTACIDYVIEKL from the coding sequence GTGGCCGAGATCCAGATTCCCGCTGACATCAAGCCCGCCGACGGACGCTTCGGCGCGGGCCCCTCCAAGGTGCGGACCGAGGCGCTGGACGCCCTCGCCGCCACCGGTACCTCCCTGCTCGGAACCTCGCACCGCCAGGCCCCGGTAAAGAACCTGGTCGGCTCGGTGCGTCAGGGGCTCCGGGACCTCTTCTCCCTCCCCGAGGGATACGAGGTGATCCTGGGCAACGGCGGCTCCACCGCCTTCTGGGACATCGCGACCCACGGGCTGATCGAGCAGAAGTCCCAGCACCTGACCTTCGGCGAGTTCTCCTCGAAGTTCGCCAAGGCCGCGAAGCTCGCGCCGTGGCTGGACGCGCCGACCGTCATCTCCTCCGACCCCGGCACGCACCCCGAGCCGCGGGCCGAGGCGGGCGTGGACGTGTACGCGTACACCCACAACGAGACCTCGACGGGTGTCGCGGCGCCGGTCGAGCGCGTCGCGGGCGCGGACGCCGGGTCGCTCGTCCTGGTGGACGCGACCTCGGGCGCCGGCGGTCTGCCGGTGGACATCACCGAGACCGACGTCTACTACTTCGCCCCGCAGAAGTCCTTCGCCTCGGACGGCGGCCTGTGGCTGGCGGCGTTCTCCCCGGCCGCGCTGGAGCGGGCCGCCCGCGTGCACGCGTCGGGCCGGCACGTTCCGGAGTTCTTCTCGCTGCCCACGGCGATCGACAACTCGCTGAAGAACCAGACGTACAACACCCCGGCGCTGTCCACCCTCTTCCTGCTGAACGAGCAGCTGGAGTGGATGAACGGCCAGGGCGGTCTGGAGTTCACGACCGGGCGTACGGCGGCCAGCGCGCGCCACCTGTACGGCTGGGCGGAGGCGTCCAAGTACGCGACCCCGTTCGTCACGGACGCCGACAAGCGTTCCGCCGTCATCGGCACGATCGACTTCTCGGACGACATCGACGCGGCCGCCATCGCCAAGGTGCTGCGCGCCAACGGGATCGTGGACACCGAGCCGTACCGCAAGCTCGGCCGCAACCAGCTCCGTATCGCGATGTTCCCGGCGATCGACCCGGCGGACGTGCAGGCGCTGACCGCGTGCATCGACTACGTGATCGAGAAGCTCTGA
- a CDS encoding FAD-binding and (Fe-S)-binding domain-containing protein: MTTPGELERTLRAELRGEVDFGAAARALMTMDASNYRRVPVGVVAPRDADDVAAALGVCAAAGVPVVPRGGGTSIAGQATGVGVVLDLTRHMNALVSVDPAARLAVVQPGLVLDRLRDAVRPYGLTFGPDPSTHSRCTLGGMIGNNACGAHSVAWGTTADNVAELAVTAYGGAAHRIGTGWSGAPRGLRELVEGNLALLRTGMAGGFSRRISGYGGLDALLPERGVQIARAFCGSEGTLGVVTEAVVRLVELPPAPALAVLGYGDESAAADAAAGLLAYRPLTVEGMAQDLVRGAAGLPRGGAWLFVETRDEGAAHELVRGADALDAVVVADPAAQRALWRIREDAAGTATRLPGGASRPESGGGDMAWPGWEDCAVPPARLGAYLREFRALLARHGLRGSPYGHFGEGCVHVRIDFDLVSPQGVARFRAFSSDMADLVVSHGGSLSGEHGDGQARAELLPRMYGAEVVRLFGAYKDVWDPAGGMNPGMLVRPHRLDENLRFAALPDSAFAGEVARCVGVAKCRSADAGGPGVMCPSYRATGEERHSTRGRARLLHEMLAGEVVRDGWRSPEVAEALDLCLGCKGCLSDCPVGVDMASYKAEFLHHHWSGRIRPLAHYTLGGLPAWLRLIARLRGAGVANALARRIRVPGLARERSLPELSPEPFTRTHRRTTRGKGPVRAPAAGPGSASAPASPSSPASPSSPASPSSPSPSPSPSSPPPPPPLTVTLWPDTFTEYLTPEVGHAAVRVLEAAGLTVAVPAGQVCCGLTYLSTGRLDRARKVLRRTLAAVGENPGPVVVLEPSCAAALRTDLPALLLDDPRAKGLAAAVRTFAEALEEYAPHWQPPRLDRPVTGQTHCHQHAVLGDAADRRLRERAGLTGELSGGCCGLAGNFGFEPGHHEVSVACAQEQLLPSLSAAPADAVVQADGFSCRTQMAQLGGVRARHLAELLADGLAGGRGERGQRGEPGERGPV; the protein is encoded by the coding sequence GTGACGACACCCGGGGAACTCGAACGGACCTTGCGGGCGGAGCTGCGCGGCGAAGTGGACTTCGGTGCCGCGGCCCGGGCGCTGATGACCATGGACGCCTCGAACTACCGGCGCGTCCCGGTCGGCGTCGTCGCCCCGCGCGACGCCGACGACGTGGCGGCCGCGCTGGGCGTGTGCGCCGCGGCCGGGGTCCCCGTGGTCCCGCGCGGCGGCGGGACCTCCATCGCCGGGCAGGCCACCGGCGTGGGCGTGGTGCTCGACCTCACCCGCCACATGAACGCCCTGGTCTCCGTGGACCCGGCCGCACGCCTCGCCGTCGTCCAGCCGGGGCTGGTCCTGGACCGGCTGCGGGACGCGGTGCGCCCGTACGGCCTGACGTTCGGCCCGGACCCCTCCACGCACTCCCGCTGCACCCTCGGCGGCATGATCGGCAACAACGCCTGCGGGGCCCACTCGGTCGCCTGGGGGACCACCGCGGACAACGTGGCCGAGCTGGCGGTGACGGCGTACGGCGGCGCCGCCCACCGGATCGGGACCGGCTGGTCCGGAGCGCCGCGCGGCCTGCGCGAACTGGTCGAGGGGAACCTGGCCCTCCTGCGCACCGGCATGGCGGGCGGCTTCTCCCGGCGGATCTCCGGCTACGGGGGCCTCGACGCGCTGCTGCCCGAGCGGGGCGTGCAGATCGCGCGGGCGTTCTGCGGGAGCGAGGGCACGCTCGGGGTGGTCACCGAGGCGGTGGTGCGCCTGGTGGAGCTGCCGCCCGCGCCGGCGCTGGCGGTCCTCGGGTACGGGGACGAGAGCGCGGCGGCGGACGCGGCCGCCGGGCTGCTGGCGTACCGGCCGCTCACGGTGGAGGGGATGGCGCAGGACCTGGTGCGCGGCGCCGCCGGACTGCCGAGGGGCGGGGCCTGGCTGTTCGTGGAGACGCGGGACGAGGGCGCGGCGCACGAGCTCGTACGGGGCGCGGACGCGCTCGACGCGGTGGTGGTCGCCGACCCGGCGGCGCAGCGGGCGCTGTGGCGGATCCGGGAGGACGCGGCGGGCACGGCGACGCGGCTGCCCGGGGGCGCCTCCCGGCCGGAGTCCGGGGGCGGGGACATGGCCTGGCCCGGCTGGGAGGACTGCGCGGTGCCGCCGGCCCGGCTCGGCGCGTACCTGCGGGAGTTCCGCGCGCTGCTGGCGCGGCACGGGCTGCGCGGATCGCCGTACGGGCACTTCGGCGAGGGCTGCGTGCATGTACGGATCGACTTCGACCTCGTCTCGCCGCAGGGGGTGGCCCGCTTCCGGGCCTTCTCCTCCGACATGGCGGACCTGGTGGTGTCCCACGGCGGCTCGCTGTCCGGGGAGCACGGGGACGGGCAGGCGCGGGCCGAGCTGCTGCCGAGGATGTACGGGGCGGAGGTGGTGCGGCTCTTCGGCGCGTACAAGGACGTGTGGGACCCGGCGGGCGGCATGAACCCGGGGATGCTGGTCCGGCCGCACCGCCTCGACGAGAACCTCCGCTTCGCCGCCTTGCCGGACTCCGCCTTCGCGGGGGAGGTGGCCCGGTGCGTGGGGGTCGCGAAGTGCCGCTCGGCCGACGCGGGCGGGCCGGGGGTGATGTGCCCCTCGTACCGGGCCACGGGGGAGGAGCGGCACTCCACGCGGGGCCGGGCCCGGCTGCTGCACGAGATGCTGGCGGGCGAGGTCGTACGGGACGGCTGGCGCTCGCCGGAGGTCGCCGAGGCGCTGGACCTGTGCCTGGGCTGCAAGGGCTGCCTCAGCGACTGCCCGGTGGGCGTGGACATGGCCTCGTACAAGGCGGAGTTCCTGCACCACCACTGGTCGGGCCGCATCCGCCCCCTCGCCCACTACACCCTGGGAGGCCTCCCGGCCTGGCTCCGCCTGATCGCCCGGCTGCGGGGCGCGGGCGTCGCGAACGCCCTGGCCCGCCGGATCCGCGTCCCGGGCCTCGCCCGCGAACGCTCCCTGCCGGAACTGTCCCCCGAACCCTTCACCCGCACGCACCGCCGGACGACGCGGGGGAAGGGGCCGGTGCGGGCGCCCGCGGCGGGCCCCGGGTCCGCGTCGGCCCCGGCCTCACCCTCGTCCCCGGCCTCACCCTCGTCCCCGGCCTCACCCTCGTCCCCGTCCCCGTCCCCGTCCCCGTCCTCGCCCCCGCCCCCGCCCCCGCTCACCGTCACCCTCTGGCCGGACACGTTCACCGAGTACCTCACCCCGGAGGTCGGGCACGCGGCGGTCCGTGTGCTCGAGGCCGCCGGTCTCACCGTCGCCGTCCCCGCCGGCCAGGTGTGCTGCGGCCTCACCTACCTCTCCACCGGCCGCCTCGACCGCGCCCGCAAGGTCCTGCGCCGCACGCTGGCCGCCGTCGGTGAAAACCCCGGCCCCGTCGTCGTCCTCGAACCCAGCTGCGCCGCGGCCCTCCGCACCGACCTGCCCGCCCTCCTCCTCGACGACCCCCGGGCGAAAGGCCTGGCGGCAGCGGTCCGCACCTTCGCCGAGGCCCTGGAGGAGTACGCGCCGCACTGGCAGCCGCCCCGCCTGGACCGGCCGGTCACCGGCCAGACCCACTGCCACCAGCACGCGGTGCTCGGCGACGCCGCCGACCGGCGGCTGCGCGAGCGGGCCGGGCTCACCGGCGAGCTCAGCGGCGGCTGCTGCGGCCTGGCCGGGAACTTCGGCTTCGAGCCCGGCCACCACGAGGTGTCGGTGGCCTGTGCGCAGGAGCAGCTGCTGCCGTCGCTGAGCGCGGCCCCGGCGGACGCCGTCGTCCAGGCCGACGGTTTCTCCTGCCGCACCCAGATGGCCCAGTTGGGCGGAGTCCGGGCCCGGCACCTGGCGGAGCTCCTGGCGGACGGGCTGGCCGGCGGGCGAGGGGAACGAGGGCAGCGAGGGGAACCGGGCGAGCGAGGACCCGTGTAA